From Salvia splendens isolate huo1 chromosome 3, SspV2, whole genome shotgun sequence, a single genomic window includes:
- the LOC121797004 gene encoding F-box protein PP2-B11-like, with translation MTPKNFKTLSDTEWDGADLLEIVSRSVSPVVYAKKKELYSSLCNSPILIDAGKLSFWLERKKGKKCYMVRARELGIIWCGDTPSYWDLTSHPDSRFSEVALLKEVCWLEIRGTINTGMLSSHTVYGCYLVFKLDRNSYGLELANAFVRLMNDKVDGDDEILDHFRRENARDRHSRTGEAPVRIGDGLTEIAEVHLQRPTGKSESPGKQNSWGRNYRPHGRRRPSPPPVRIGDGFTKKDEMQSASGSQSGRVAVRRGDGWMEVELGSFYNDRGAHGVVETWLLGREGHQWKSGLIVQGVEFRPNPLFLSSFSNS, from the exons ATGACTCCCAAGAATTTCAAAACACTTTCCGACACTGAGTGGGACGGAGCGGATTTGCTGGAGATTGTGTCAAGATCTGTATCTCCGGTGGTCTATGCAAAGAAGAAAGAGCTATACTCGAGTCTTTGCAACTCTCCGATTCTTATTGATGCCGGAAAATTG AGCTTTTGGCTGGAAAGAAAGAAGGGGAAGAAATGCTACATGGTGAGAGCAAGAGAGCTGGGAATTATCTGGTGTGGCGACACACCAAGTTACTGGGACCTCACATCCCATCCAGATTCAAG ATTCTCAGAGGTTGCCCTGTTAAAAGAAGTTTGCTGGCTTGAAATCAGAGGCACCATAAACACAGGGATGCTATCCTCCCACACCGTCTATGGTTGTTATCTAGTCTTCAAGCTGGATCGAAATAGTTACGGACTCGAATTGGCCAATGCATTTGTGAGATTGATGAATGATAAAGTCGACGGCGATGATGAGATTCTGGATCACTTCAGGCGGGAGAATGCTCGTGACCGGCACAGCCGGACTGGAGAGGCGCCGGTAAGGATAGGCGATGGCTTGACTGAGATTGCTGAGGTGCACCTGCAACGCCCAACTGGAAAGTCGGAGTCCCCCGGGAAACAGAACTCGTGGGGTAGGAACTACCGACCCCACGGTCGACGGCGACCCAGCCCTCCGCCGGTAAGGATAGGCGATGGGTTCACGAAGAAGGATGAGATGCAAAGCGCCAGTGGTTCTCAAAGTGGAAGAGTGGCTGTGAGGAGAGGCGATGGATGGATGGAGGTGGAGTTGGGAAGCTTCTATAACGATCGAGGTGCACACGGTGTGGTCGAAACATGGCTGTTGGGGAGGGAAGGCCATCAATGGAAGTCGGGTCTCATCGTTCAGGGTGTTGAGTTTAGGCCCAACCCATTATTCCTTTCTTCATTTTCCAATTCTTAG
- the LOC121795988 gene encoding F-box protein PP2-B11-like, with the protein MSMDLLSTLPAECLSEILQRTSPADAMRFATISKGSKSAADSDAVWVRFLPEDLPEIISRSVSPVVYANNKELYFILCNSPILLDAGKLSFSLEKRNGKKCYMVGARELEIIWCGNTPMYWDLTSHPDSRFSEVALLKIVHWLEIRGTMNTWMLSSNTVYGCYLVFKLDRNPYGLQSANAFVRFTNDGVGGDSDQREAILDHFGRENARERHSRTGEGPVRIGDGLTEIAKVHLQRPDGSEQSGRVAVGRGDGWMEVELGSFYNDRGDDGVVETWLLGNDGYQEKSGLIVQGIEFRPNS; encoded by the exons ATGTCAATGGACCTTCTATCTACGTTGCCGGCTGAGTGTTTATCGGAGATTCTGCAGCGAACTTCGCCTGCGGATGCCATGAGATTCGCTACGATCTCAAAAGGCTCTAAATCCGCCGCTGATTCCGACGCCGTTTGGGTCAGATTTCTGCCGGAGGATTTGCCGGAAATTATATCAAGATCTGTATCTCCGGTGGTCTACGCCAACAACAAGGAGCTATACTTCATCCTTTGCAACTCTCCAATTCTTCTCGATGCCGGAAAATTG AGCTTTAGTCTGGAAAAAAGGAATGGGAAGAAGTGCTACATGGTGGGAGCAAGAGAGCTGGAAATTATCTGGTGTGGCAACACCCCAATGTACTGGGACCTCACATCCCATCCAGATTCAAG ATTCTCAGAGGTTGCTCTGTTAAAAATTGTTCATTGGCTTGAAATCCGGGGCACGATGAACACTTGGATGCTATCCTCCAACACCGTCTACGGATGTTATCTTGTCTTCAAGCTAGACCGGAATCCCTACGGACTCCAATCAGCAAATGCATTTGTGAGATTCACGAATGATGGAGTTGGTGGTGATAGTGATCAGAGGGAAGCTATTCTCGATCACTTTGGGCGGGAGAATGCTCGTGAACGCCACAGCCGGACTGGAGAGGGACCGGTAAGGATAGGCGATGGCTTGACAGAGATTGCGAAGGTGCACCTGCAACGCCCTGATGGATCTGAGCAGAGTGGAAGGGTAGCTGTGGGGAGAGGTGATGGGTGGATGGAGGTGGAGTTGGGAAGCTTCTATAACGATCGAGGCGATGACGGTGTGGTAGAGACATGGCTGTTGGGGAACGACGGCTATCAAGAGAAGTCGGGTCTCATCGTTCAGGGCATTGAGTTTAGGCCCAACTCATGA
- the LOC121797005 gene encoding uncharacterized protein LOC121797005, whose protein sequence is MVRGKDLIIAFGNDLGNWDWRLDDDSREVAELCSSWMLDIGAEMGAGVLKARSVYAAYLVYKLRETAEGLEKVKGIIRFVDDKSDMEGAGERVVHLHPGWRWRLDSSTLEEKTEQWRRGCWRPRDGNVGLLFKALRSALVLPIHKHLFFLLNSSPLQCGRRYTS, encoded by the exons ATGGTGCGAGGAAAAGATCTGATCATTGCTTTTGGAAACGACTTAGGGAATTGGGATTGGAGACTTGATGACGATTCTAG GGAGGTGGCAGAGCTGTGTTCATCATGGATGCTTGACATTGGAGCAGAGATGGGAGCAGGAGTGCTGAAGGCACGGAGTGTGTATGCAGCGTATCTGGTGTACAAACTGAGGGAGACAGCGGAGGGGTTGGAGAAGGTCAAGGGGATAATCAGGTTCGTGGATGATAAATCGGATATGGAGGGTGCGGGAGAACGAGTGGTGCATCTGCATCCTGGATGGAGGTGGAGATTGGATTCTTCTACGTTGGAAGAGAAGACGGAGCAGTGGAGGCGCGGTTGCTGGAGACCAAGAGATGGAAATGTGGGCTTATTGTTCAAGGCATTGCGTTCCGCCCTTGTTCTACCTATCCACAAACACCTCTTCTTTCTACTAAATTCAAGTCCACTCCAGTGTGGGCGTAGATACACCTCTTGA